From Thermonema lapsum, the proteins below share one genomic window:
- the rpsS gene encoding 30S ribosomal protein S19, whose product MARSLKKGPYVDFRLLKKIEKINASGKKTVIKTWSRRSTISPEFIGHTFAVHNGNKHIPVYVTEQMVGHKLGEFAPTRNFRGHADKKDKKKS is encoded by the coding sequence ATGGCACGTTCTCTAAAAAAAGGACCATACGTTGATTTTCGTCTTTTGAAAAAGATTGAAAAAATAAATGCTTCGGGGAAGAAAACCGTTATCAAAACTTGGTCGCGTCGTTCTACTATCTCCCCCGAGTTCATTGGACATACCTTCGCCGTACACAACGGAAACAAACACATCCCTGTGTATGTCACTGAGCAAATGGTAGGACATAAACTGGGTGAATTTGCCCCTACCCGCAACTTCAGAGGGCACGCTGATAAGAAAGACAAAAAGAAAAGTTAA
- the rplV gene encoding 50S ribosomal protein L22, translating into MEAIAKLRNEPSSPRKMRLVADLIRGMEVTHALAVLKYSPKHAARRLEKLLLSAIANWEQKYPEADIEEAGLYVKEIRVDGGRMLKRLRPAPQGRAYRIRKRSNHVTIVVAAREQAQYSPAEEVNNETEA; encoded by the coding sequence ATGGAAGCAATTGCAAAACTGAGAAACGAACCCTCCTCGCCTCGCAAAATGCGTTTGGTGGCTGACCTTATCAGAGGAATGGAGGTAACTCATGCCTTGGCGGTGCTCAAATACAGCCCCAAGCATGCCGCACGCCGACTGGAAAAACTCTTGTTGTCAGCCATCGCCAACTGGGAACAAAAATATCCTGAGGCTGATATCGAAGAAGCCGGATTGTATGTAAAAGAAATCCGTGTAGATGGCGGGCGCATGTTGAAGCGTCTCAGACCGGCTCCACAAGGACGTGCTTACCGTATCCGTAAGCGTTCAAATCATGTAACCATTGTAGTGGCTGCACGCGAACAAGCTCAATACAGCCCCGCAGAAGAAGTAAACAACGAAACCGAAGCATAA
- the rpsC gene encoding 30S ribosomal protein S3, which translates to MGQKVNPIGLRLGIIKGWESNWYADKRDFKDKLYEDYQIRQYIEARVPKGSISKIAIERTLKRVTITIHTARPGVIIGKGGAEVDKLREELKKLTGKDVQLNIFEIKRPELDARLVAESIAQQLRARVSYRRAMKQAIEAAMRVGAEGIKIRLSGRLGGAEMARSEEYKEGRVPLHTLRADIDYALAEALTTYGLIGVKVWIFKGEVYEKPDFYNLGEEKKQRKRGGGATEGRARRARRRKRNN; encoded by the coding sequence ATGGGACAAAAGGTTAATCCAATAGGCTTACGACTGGGTATTATAAAAGGTTGGGAGTCCAACTGGTATGCCGATAAACGCGACTTCAAAGACAAATTATACGAGGATTACCAGATTCGTCAATATATTGAAGCGCGTGTACCTAAAGGGAGCATCTCTAAAATCGCTATCGAGCGCACGCTCAAGCGGGTGACCATTACTATTCACACTGCCCGCCCCGGTGTGATTATCGGTAAAGGAGGAGCCGAAGTAGACAAGCTGCGTGAAGAGCTGAAAAAACTCACCGGCAAAGACGTTCAACTCAACATCTTCGAAATCAAACGCCCCGAGTTAGATGCTCGCTTGGTGGCTGAATCCATAGCACAACAACTGCGTGCACGTGTCTCTTATCGCCGTGCTATGAAGCAAGCCATCGAGGCAGCCATGCGGGTAGGTGCCGAAGGTATCAAAATCCGCTTGTCTGGTCGTTTGGGGGGTGCCGAAATGGCGCGTAGCGAAGAATACAAAGAGGGGCGTGTGCCGCTGCATACCCTCCGTGCCGATATCGACTATGCCCTTGCCGAAGCTTTGACCACCTATGGTCTCATTGGGGTGAAAGTGTGGATATTCAAAGGCGAGGTGTACGAAAAACCCGACTTCTACAACTTGGGCGAAGAAAAGAAGCAGCGTAAAAGAGGTGGAGGAGCTACTGAAGGGCGTGCGCGTCGTGCTCGTAGAAGAAAGCGCAACAACTAA
- the rplP gene encoding 50S ribosomal protein L16 — translation MLQPKRTIYRKQQKGRTEGVATRGFSIAFGDFAIKALEPGWITARQIEAARIAMTRAMKREGRVWIRIFPDKPITKKPAEVRMGKGKGNPEYWVAPVKAGTILFEIDGVRPELAQEALRLAAQKLPIRTKFVVRHDYVG, via the coding sequence ATGTTACAGCCTAAAAGAACCATATATAGAAAGCAGCAAAAAGGGCGCACCGAAGGGGTCGCTACGCGCGGCTTCAGCATTGCCTTTGGTGATTTTGCCATCAAGGCTCTTGAGCCCGGATGGATTACCGCCCGCCAAATAGAAGCGGCTCGTATTGCCATGACCCGTGCCATGAAGCGTGAAGGGCGCGTTTGGATTCGCATCTTCCCCGACAAACCCATCACCAAAAAACCCGCAGAGGTGCGTATGGGTAAAGGGAAAGGGAACCCTGAATATTGGGTAGCGCCTGTGAAAGCCGGAACCATCTTGTTTGAAATCGATGGCGTAAGACCCGAACTAGCACAAGAAGCCCTGCGCTTAGCAGCTCAGAAGCTGCCTATCCGTACCAAGTTTGTTGTGCGCCATGATTATGTAGGTTAA
- the rpmC gene encoding 50S ribosomal protein L29, with protein MKMQEIRALSTAELQAKLKEEKRNLQKLRFANAISPIENPMRIRETKKLIARILTELRARELGIAPSKAE; from the coding sequence ATGAAAATGCAAGAAATACGGGCGTTGAGCACAGCAGAGCTGCAAGCTAAGCTGAAAGAGGAAAAGCGCAACCTTCAAAAACTGCGCTTTGCCAACGCTATTTCACCCATAGAGAACCCTATGAGAATTCGTGAAACCAAAAAGCTCATCGCGCGCATCCTGACCGAACTGCGTGCACGCGAATTGGGCATCGCACCTTCAAAAGCTGAATAA
- the rpsQ gene encoding 30S ribosomal protein S17: protein MEATKVVRNRRKERVGKVVSNKMDKSIVVAVERKVKHPMYGKFMLKTTKFMAHDEKNECGIGDIVRIMECRPLSKRKRWRLVEIIEKAK, encoded by the coding sequence ATGGAAGCAACAAAAGTCGTAAGAAATAGACGCAAAGAACGTGTGGGCAAAGTCGTATCCAACAAAATGGATAAGTCGATTGTGGTAGCTGTTGAGCGTAAAGTAAAACACCCTATGTACGGTAAGTTCATGCTCAAGACTACCAAATTTATGGCACACGACGAGAAAAACGAGTGCGGCATCGGCGATATCGTCCGCATTATGGAGTGCCGCCCCTTGAGCAAAAGAAAACGCTGGAGATTAGTTGAAATCATTGAAAAGGCTAAATAA
- the rplN gene encoding 50S ribosomal protein L14 has product MIRQESRLKVADNTGAKEVLCIRVLGGSGKKYATVGDQIVVSVKSATPNGTAKKGMVSRAVIVRTKKEVRRRDGSYIRFEDNAVVLLNNQGEMRGTRIFGPVARELREKQFMKIVSLAPEVL; this is encoded by the coding sequence ATGATAAGACAAGAGTCAAGACTCAAAGTAGCCGATAATACCGGTGCCAAAGAGGTACTGTGCATTCGTGTATTGGGTGGTAGCGGTAAAAAATATGCTACCGTAGGCGACCAAATCGTGGTCAGCGTAAAATCAGCCACCCCCAACGGTACTGCCAAAAAAGGCATGGTGTCCAGAGCGGTGATTGTACGCACTAAAAAAGAAGTGCGCCGCAGAGACGGGTCTTATATTCGCTTCGAAGACAACGCCGTAGTGCTGCTCAACAACCAAGGAGAAATGCGTGGTACTCGTATCTTCGGTCCCGTAGCACGCGAATTGCGTGAAAAACAATTCATGAAAATCGTTTCATTGGCTCCAGAAGTATTGTAA
- the rplX gene encoding 50S ribosomal protein L24, whose amino-acid sequence MERKYNKQPKLNIKTGDQVKVIAGDERGKTGVVKKVLRKEHRVIVEGLNIVKKHVKPSAQNPQGGIIEMEAPIHISNVMLIDPKTGEPTRVGRRRDENGKLRRYSKKTNEFID is encoded by the coding sequence ATGGAAAGGAAATATAATAAGCAACCTAAGCTCAACATCAAGACTGGCGACCAAGTAAAAGTGATTGCTGGTGATGAGCGCGGTAAAACAGGTGTAGTAAAAAAGGTGCTCCGCAAAGAGCATCGTGTGATTGTGGAAGGGCTCAACATAGTCAAAAAACATGTGAAACCGTCGGCACAAAACCCACAAGGCGGTATCATTGAAATGGAAGCCCCCATCCACATCAGCAATGTGATGCTGATTGACCCCAAAACGGGGGAACCTACCCGTGTAGGTCGTCGTCGTGACGAAAACGGTAAGTTGAGAAGATATTCAAAGAAAACTAACGAATTCATAGACTAA
- the rplE gene encoding 50S ribosomal protein L5 — MGNKVANYTPNLKKHYREQVVPALMKKFNYKSVMQAPRLVKIVINKGIGAAVADKKLVDQGIEELTAITGQRAVPTIAKKSVSNFKLREGMPIGAKVTLRGDRMYEFLERLIMVALPRVRDFEGVSDRGFDGRGNYTLGIKEQIIFPEISIDKVSKISGMDVTFVTTAETDEEAYELLKELGMPFANAHKK; from the coding sequence ATGGGAAATAAAGTTGCAAATTACACGCCCAACTTAAAGAAGCACTACAGAGAACAAGTAGTGCCCGCGCTGATGAAGAAATTCAATTACAAGTCAGTGATGCAAGCGCCCCGTTTGGTGAAAATTGTCATCAACAAGGGGATAGGAGCGGCTGTAGCCGACAAAAAACTTGTAGATCAAGGAATAGAAGAGTTGACCGCCATCACTGGACAGCGCGCAGTGCCCACTATTGCCAAAAAATCGGTATCGAACTTTAAGCTACGTGAAGGCATGCCTATTGGTGCTAAAGTTACCTTGCGTGGCGACCGCATGTATGAGTTCCTCGAGCGTTTGATTATGGTGGCGCTGCCTCGTGTGCGCGACTTTGAGGGGGTAAGTGACCGCGGTTTCGATGGACGTGGTAACTATACCTTAGGGATAAAAGAGCAAATCATCTTCCCTGAGATTAGTATTGATAAAGTAAGCAAAATTTCAGGTATGGATGTCACCTTTGTGACTACTGCCGAAACCGACGAAGAAGCTTACGAACTCCTTAAAGAATTAGGAATGCCTTTTGCAAACGCTCACAAAAAATAA
- the rpsN gene encoding 30S ribosomal protein S14: MAKESIKARERKRQKMVALYAEKRKRLKEEGNWEALDKLPRNSSPVRLRNRCSITGRPRGYMRKFGLCRNMFRKLASEGKIPGVVKASW; the protein is encoded by the coding sequence ATGGCAAAAGAATCCATAAAAGCCAGAGAACGAAAAAGACAAAAAATGGTGGCGCTCTATGCCGAAAAACGCAAGCGCCTGAAAGAAGAAGGCAACTGGGAAGCGCTTGACAAACTGCCGCGCAACTCCTCTCCAGTACGCCTTCGCAACCGTTGCTCTATTACCGGGCGCCCCCGCGGATATATGCGTAAATTCGGGCTTTGCCGTAACATGTTCCGCAAACTGGCTTCAGAAGGTAAAATACCGGGAGTAGTCAAAGCCAGTTGGTAA
- the rpsH gene encoding 30S ribosomal protein S8 → MHTDPIADYLTRIRNAVRAGHRIVEVPASNLKKEITKVLFDKGYILNYKFDDSTPQGTIKIALKYHPITKEPAIVDIKRISKPGLRKYAKASELPRVLNGLGIAILSTSKGVMSDKEARKLNVGGEVLCYVY, encoded by the coding sequence ATGCATACTGATCCAATTGCCGATTACCTAACGCGCATTCGTAACGCGGTACGTGCAGGGCACCGCATCGTGGAAGTACCTGCTTCGAACCTGAAGAAGGAAATCACTAAGGTGCTCTTCGATAAAGGCTACATCTTGAATTATAAATTCGACGATAGCACCCCGCAAGGCACCATCAAAATAGCCTTGAAATATCATCCGATAACCAAGGAACCGGCTATCGTTGATATCAAACGCATCAGTAAACCCGGTTTGCGCAAGTATGCCAAGGCATCGGAGCTGCCGCGTGTATTGAACGGCTTAGGAATTGCTATCCTTTCTACTTCGAAAGGTGTCATGTCTGACAAAGAAGCACGCAAGCTGAATGTAGGTGGCGAAGTGCTTTGCTACGTGTACTAA